In Bradyrhizobium guangxiense, the following are encoded in one genomic region:
- a CDS encoding MliC family protein: protein MGRHKAIVLAITMLAGGICSAPQAGAQTFRTYRCADGTQFIVGFYDDDKRAFLQIDGEPVTLAKRLSVSGARYSGAGVTLRIPKAGPTTVKHLRRPVTACAVVERPAI, encoded by the coding sequence ATGGGCCGGCACAAGGCCATTGTTTTGGCGATCACCATGCTGGCGGGCGGGATTTGCAGTGCGCCGCAGGCTGGTGCGCAGACGTTCCGGACCTATCGATGCGCCGATGGGACGCAATTCATCGTTGGGTTTTATGACGACGACAAGCGGGCCTTTCTCCAGATCGACGGCGAGCCGGTCACGCTCGCCAAGCGGCTGTCGGTCTCGGGCGCACGTTATTCGGGAGCTGGGGTCACGCTGAGAATTCCCAAGGCGGGACCCACCACGGTGAAGCACCTGAGGCGGCCGGTCACGGCCTGCGCGGTGGTCGAACGGCCCGCGATCTAG
- the kynU gene encoding kynureninase, with protein MTKYRVYDDTKALFHLPDGVIYLDGNSLGAMPLGVAERVNRVITAEWGNELIRAWNTAGWYAQPRHLGDRIARLIGAEAGSVMVGDTLSLKVYQALAAALDMNASRKVVLSDTGNFPTDLYMAEGLIATLGRGHQLHLVAPHEIESALSEEVAVLYLTEVDYRTGRRHDMADLTAKAHTLGIVTVWDLAHSAGALPVDLAGCGADFAAGCTYKYLNAGPGAPAFLYVAPRHADGARAALSGWMGHAKPFAFELGYAAAGGVERMRVGTPPVLAMAALEASLDIWDRVDIAEIRARSLALGDLLIAEVERRCPQLELVTPRAHGHRGSQVSFAFDGGYAAMQALIARGLIGDFRAPDIMRFGITPLYIGESEIIRAAGIIEEVIAGEVWRRPEYQVVNAVT; from the coding sequence ATGACCAAATATCGCGTCTATGACGACACCAAAGCTCTGTTCCATCTACCTGACGGCGTGATCTATCTCGACGGCAACTCGCTTGGCGCGATGCCCCTTGGCGTTGCCGAGCGCGTCAACCGCGTCATCACGGCGGAGTGGGGCAATGAGCTGATCCGCGCCTGGAACACCGCCGGCTGGTACGCCCAGCCGCGCCATCTCGGCGATCGCATCGCGCGGCTGATCGGCGCGGAAGCCGGCTCGGTGATGGTCGGAGACACGCTGTCGCTCAAGGTCTATCAGGCGCTCGCTGCCGCGCTCGACATGAACGCGTCGCGCAAGGTCGTGCTGTCGGACACCGGCAATTTCCCGACCGACCTCTACATGGCCGAAGGCCTGATCGCGACGCTGGGGCGCGGCCACCAGCTGCACCTGGTGGCGCCGCATGAAATCGAATCCGCGCTGTCGGAGGAGGTCGCCGTCCTCTACCTCACCGAGGTCGATTATCGCACCGGCCGCCGCCACGACATGGCGGATCTGACCGCGAAGGCTCATACGCTCGGCATCGTCACCGTCTGGGATCTCGCCCATTCCGCCGGCGCGCTGCCGGTCGATCTCGCCGGCTGCGGCGCGGATTTCGCGGCGGGGTGCACCTACAAATATCTGAACGCCGGCCCGGGCGCGCCGGCCTTCCTCTACGTTGCGCCGCGCCACGCCGACGGCGCGCGCGCCGCGCTGTCGGGGTGGATGGGCCACGCCAAGCCCTTCGCATTCGAGCTTGGCTATGCGGCCGCAGGCGGCGTCGAGCGCATGCGGGTCGGCACGCCGCCGGTGCTGGCAATGGCGGCGCTGGAGGCCTCGCTCGACATCTGGGACCGCGTCGATATCGCCGAAATCCGCGCGCGCTCGCTGGCGCTCGGCGATCTCCTCATTGCGGAGGTCGAACGCCGTTGCCCGCAGCTCGAGCTCGTCACGCCACGCGCGCATGGGCATCGCGGCTCGCAAGTCTCCTTCGCCTTCGACGGCGGTTATGCTGCGATGCAGGCGCTGATCGCCCGCGGCCTCATCGGTGATTTCCGCGCACCTGACATCATGCGCTTCGGGATCACGCCGCTCTATATCGGCGAGAGCGAGATCATCCGTGCGGCCGGGATCATCGAGGAGGTGATCGCGGGCGAGGTGTGGCGACGGCCGGAATACCAGGTCGTAAATGCGGTGACGTGA
- a CDS encoding DUF2161 domain-containing phosphodiesterase, translated as METALYLPVKRFLEELGFTVKGEIGGCDLVGLSAGDPPVVVIGELKLAFNLELILQAVDRAPAGDEVWIAAKMSIRGKGRESDARYRNLCRRLGFGMLGVTDRGQVEVLVKPPTAAPRREPKLRSRLVAEHQRRQGDPALGGSTRAPIMTAYRQQALACASALADGPRRVRDLRERCPDAGKILLNNVYGWFKRADRGIYGLTEAGHAALKRWPQQRIEVEAGAPSPL; from the coding sequence GTGGAAACCGCGCTTTATCTGCCCGTCAAACGCTTCCTCGAAGAGCTAGGCTTCACCGTGAAGGGCGAGATCGGCGGCTGCGATCTCGTCGGCCTCAGCGCCGGCGATCCGCCGGTGGTCGTGATCGGCGAGCTCAAGCTTGCCTTCAACCTCGAGCTCATTCTTCAGGCCGTCGACCGCGCGCCGGCCGGCGATGAGGTCTGGATCGCGGCGAAGATGTCGATCCGCGGCAAGGGACGCGAGAGTGATGCACGCTATCGCAATCTCTGCCGCCGCCTCGGCTTCGGCATGCTGGGCGTCACAGATCGCGGCCAGGTCGAGGTGCTGGTGAAGCCGCCGACCGCAGCGCCGCGCCGCGAGCCGAAGCTGCGCTCGCGCCTCGTCGCCGAGCACCAGCGCCGCCAGGGCGATCCCGCGCTCGGCGGCAGCACCCGCGCGCCGATCATGACGGCCTATCGGCAGCAAGCGCTGGCCTGCGCCTCCGCGCTCGCGGACGGACCACGGCGCGTGCGCGACTTGCGCGAACGCTGTCCCGATGCCGGCAAGATCTTGCTTAATAATGTGTATGGCTGGTTCAAACGCGCCGACCGGGGAATCTACGGGCTCACCGAGGCCGGACACGCCGCCCTGAAGCGCTGGCCGCAGCAACGGATCGAGGTCGAAGCAGGTGCTCCATCACCACTCTGA
- a CDS encoding alpha/beta hydrolase translates to MRDWDDAYANSAHIPGSDKMPAQWAERAAAYRAGLTNFRGDIAYGTGERQKLDLISPDGDSKGLVVFVHGGYWMRFDKSTWTDLAAGARQHGWTMALPSYTLAPAARISDITAEIAAAIAKAASLVAGPIRLAGHSAGGHLVTRMLCDDSRLEPSVYSRISGTLSISGLHDLRPLLKTKMNETLRMTMEEAALESAALHLPRGHSPLTAWVGGGERPEFIRQSDLMANIWTGFDVSPRLVVDPGLNHFTVIDGLKDPASPITARLIGLD, encoded by the coding sequence ATGCGCGATTGGGATGACGCTTATGCCAATTCGGCCCATATCCCGGGCTCGGACAAAATGCCGGCGCAATGGGCGGAGCGGGCTGCCGCCTACCGCGCCGGCCTGACAAATTTTCGCGGTGATATCGCCTATGGCACCGGTGAGCGCCAGAAGCTCGACCTGATCTCGCCCGATGGCGACAGCAAAGGTCTCGTCGTCTTCGTGCACGGCGGCTACTGGATGCGTTTCGACAAGTCGACATGGACTGATCTCGCCGCTGGCGCGCGGCAGCACGGCTGGACCATGGCGTTGCCGAGTTACACGTTGGCGCCAGCCGCGCGCATCTCCGACATCACCGCCGAAATTGCCGCTGCGATCGCCAAGGCGGCTTCGCTCGTCGCAGGGCCGATTCGGCTTGCCGGTCATTCCGCCGGCGGCCATCTCGTCACGCGGATGCTGTGCGACGACAGCCGGCTGGAGCCGTCCGTCTATAGCCGGATTTCCGGCACGCTCTCGATCAGCGGCCTGCACGATCTGCGTCCGCTGCTCAAGACCAAGATGAACGAGACGCTGCGCATGACGATGGAGGAGGCGGCGCTGGAAAGCGCGGCGCTGCATCTGCCGCGCGGGCATTCGCCCCTGACCGCCTGGGTCGGTGGCGGCGAGCGGCCCGAATTCATCCGCCAGTCGGATCTGATGGCCAACATCTGGACCGGCTTCGACGTGTCGCCCCGCCTCGTCGTCGATCCCGGGCTGAACCATTTTACCGTGATCGACGGACTGAAGGATCCGGCTTCGCCGATCACCGCGCGCCTGATCGGCCTCGACTGA
- a CDS encoding glutamine synthetase beta-grasp domain-containing protein, whose protein sequence is MTKYKLEYIWLDGYTPTPNLRGKTQIKEFASFPTLEQLPLWGFDGSSTQQAEGHSSDCVLKPVAVFPDGARTNGVLVMCEVMMPDGKTPHPSNKRATILDDAGAWFGFEQEYFFYKDGRPLGFPEYGYPAPQGPYYTGVGYKFVGDVARKIVEEHLDLCLAAGINHEGINAEVAKGQWEFQIFGKGSKKAADEMWMARYLMLRLTEKYGIDIEFHCKPLGDTDWNGSGMHANFSTEYMRTVGGKEYFEALMAAFDKNLMDHIAVYGPDNDKRLTGKHETAPWNKFSYGVADRGASIRVPHSFVNNGYKGYLEDRRPNSQGDPYQIASQILKTISSVPTDKKAAA, encoded by the coding sequence ATGACCAAGTATAAGCTCGAGTACATCTGGCTCGACGGATATACGCCGACTCCGAACTTGCGCGGCAAAACCCAGATCAAGGAATTCGCGTCGTTCCCGACGCTCGAGCAGCTTCCGCTCTGGGGCTTCGATGGCTCCTCCACCCAGCAGGCCGAAGGCCACAGCTCCGATTGCGTGCTGAAGCCGGTCGCCGTCTTCCCGGACGGCGCGCGCACCAACGGTGTGCTGGTGATGTGCGAAGTCATGATGCCCGATGGCAAGACACCGCATCCCTCGAACAAGCGCGCCACCATTCTCGACGACGCCGGCGCCTGGTTCGGCTTCGAGCAGGAATACTTCTTCTACAAGGACGGCCGTCCGCTCGGCTTCCCCGAATACGGCTACCCCGCGCCGCAGGGTCCGTACTACACCGGCGTTGGCTACAAGTTCGTCGGCGACGTCGCCCGCAAGATCGTCGAAGAGCATCTCGACCTCTGCCTCGCGGCCGGCATCAACCATGAAGGCATCAACGCGGAAGTCGCGAAGGGCCAGTGGGAATTCCAGATCTTCGGCAAGGGCTCCAAGAAGGCCGCTGACGAAATGTGGATGGCTCGCTACCTGATGCTGCGGCTGACCGAGAAGTACGGCATAGACATCGAATTCCACTGCAAGCCGCTCGGCGACACCGACTGGAACGGCTCCGGCATGCACGCCAACTTCTCCACCGAGTACATGCGTACGGTCGGTGGCAAGGAGTATTTCGAGGCGCTGATGGCCGCCTTCGACAAGAACCTGATGGACCACATCGCCGTCTACGGCCCGGACAACGACAAGCGTCTGACCGGCAAGCACGAGACCGCGCCGTGGAACAAGTTCAGCTACGGCGTTGCTGACCGCGGCGCCTCGATCCGCGTTCCGCACTCCTTCGTCAACAACGGCTACAAGGGCTATCTGGAAGACCGCCGTCCGAACTCGCAGGGCGACCCATACCAGATCGCTTCGCAGATCCTGAAGACGATCTCGTCCGTGCCGACCGACAAGAAGGCCGCGGCCTAA
- a CDS encoding tyrosine-protein phosphatase, whose amino-acid sequence MKDSPARHLALQGASNFRDLGGYPTTDGRTTRWRHIFRSNHLGHLTADDVEIVRALGVRSAFDFRGLEERAAGVCVVREITVHSLPIEPTVVAALRAELAKGTLTAAVALELMRESYRNYVRHNTHSFRSLFAHLLEDRAPLVIHCTAGKDRTGFASALILHALGVPDDVIAEDYLLTNRHYKRDASSASDLPADVLDAIGSVEASYLAAAFEAVGREYGDLETYLRDGLKLGETERAALKQRYLQS is encoded by the coding sequence CTGAAGGACTCTCCTGCCCGCCACCTCGCCCTCCAGGGCGCCAGCAATTTTCGCGATCTCGGCGGCTATCCGACCACTGATGGCCGGACCACGCGCTGGCGACACATCTTCCGCTCCAACCATCTCGGCCATCTCACCGCTGACGATGTCGAGATCGTCCGCGCGCTGGGCGTCAGAAGCGCATTCGATTTCCGCGGGCTGGAGGAGCGCGCGGCCGGCGTCTGCGTCGTGAGGGAGATCACGGTGCATTCGCTGCCGATCGAGCCGACCGTCGTCGCGGCGCTGCGCGCCGAGCTCGCGAAGGGCACGCTGACCGCAGCGGTCGCGCTCGAACTGATGCGCGAGTCCTATCGCAACTACGTCCGCCACAACACGCACAGCTTTCGCAGCCTGTTCGCCCATCTCCTGGAGGACAGGGCCCCGCTGGTGATTCACTGCACCGCCGGCAAGGACCGTACCGGCTTTGCCAGCGCGCTGATCCTGCATGCGCTCGGCGTCCCCGATGACGTCATCGCCGAGGACTACCTCCTGACCAACCGGCACTACAAGCGCGACGCATCAAGCGCCTCCGACCTTCCCGCCGACGTGCTCGACGCCATCGGCAGCGTCGAGGCCTCGTACCTCGCGGCAGCCTTCGAGGCCGTCGGTCGCGAATATGGCGATCTCGAAACCTATTTGCGCGACGGGCTCAAGCTCGGCGAAACTGAGCGAGCCGCGCTGAAGCAGCGCTATCTGCAATCATAG
- a CDS encoding GNAT family N-acetyltransferase: MVLEETVRTAPGYVRTLIQQEELPLLRDHLLRLDAGSRHDRFNGFLDDSFIERYAARCAEDGTVIVAYIVDGVVRGAAELHPPEEEALPEVAFSVEASARRQGVGTVLFRRLIAEARWKGYKRLRITTGAENHAMRALARKFGAHLAFRHGESTGTIDLAKTPEAELADLAASPFTAGRALLSLNSTCWKIISSMYDNRAA; encoded by the coding sequence GTGGTACTTGAAGAGACCGTTCGCACCGCTCCGGGCTATGTGCGGACCCTGATTCAGCAGGAAGAATTGCCGCTCCTGCGCGATCATCTGCTGAGGCTCGATGCCGGAAGCCGGCACGACCGTTTCAACGGCTTTCTCGACGACAGCTTTATCGAGCGTTACGCCGCCCGCTGTGCCGAGGACGGCACCGTGATCGTCGCCTATATCGTCGATGGCGTGGTCCGCGGTGCGGCGGAGCTGCATCCGCCGGAAGAAGAGGCCTTGCCTGAAGTCGCCTTCAGCGTGGAAGCCTCCGCGCGGCGCCAGGGTGTCGGCACCGTGCTATTCCGCCGCCTGATCGCGGAGGCGCGCTGGAAAGGCTACAAGCGCCTGCGCATCACCACGGGCGCCGAGAATCACGCGATGCGGGCGCTCGCCAGGAAGTTCGGGGCGCATCTGGCTTTCCGTCATGGCGAATCGACCGGCACGATCGATCTCGCCAAGACGCCTGAAGCCGAGCTCGCCGATCTCGCGGCTTCGCCCTTCACGGCCGGGCGCGCGCTTCTCAGCCTCAACTCGACCTGCTGGAAGATCATCTCCAGCATGTACGACAATCGCGCGGCCTGA
- a CDS encoding PaaI family thioesterase — protein sequence MTPFEKLKAMKMPFAELKGVEFVEAEKDRVVARMTVRPDLCTLHHTIHGGAVMALADSVGAAATVINLPDDAKGTTTLESKTNFIGGAKEGTTIIATATPVHRGRRTQVWTTRLETADGKLVAVVTQTQLIL from the coding sequence ATGACGCCGTTCGAGAAACTCAAAGCGATGAAGATGCCGTTTGCCGAGCTCAAGGGTGTCGAGTTCGTCGAGGCCGAGAAGGACCGCGTGGTGGCGCGAATGACGGTTCGGCCCGATCTCTGCACGCTGCACCACACCATCCATGGCGGGGCAGTGATGGCGCTGGCCGATTCCGTCGGCGCGGCCGCGACCGTGATCAATTTGCCTGACGACGCCAAGGGGACGACCACGCTGGAGAGCAAGACCAATTTCATCGGTGGGGCCAAGGAGGGAACCACCATTATTGCCACAGCGACCCCGGTCCATCGCGGCCGAAGGACCCAGGTCTGGACCACCCGGCTGGAGACCGCGGACGGCAAGCTGGTGGCCGTTGTCACCCAGACCCAGCTAATCCTGTAA
- a CDS encoding SDR family oxidoreductase — protein MQDKVLVVTGARGALGKGVAQIARSRGARVAGIDYAPSQSAATPDHIEIGGVDLSDAAQAKTAVDATAKHFGRLDALINIAGGFAFETVGDGDTKTWQRMHALNVQTALNASRAALPHLAASGAGRIVNIGAMGALLAGSGMGPYAASKAGVHRLTEALANEWKGKVTVNAVLPSIIDTAANRADMPKADFSKWVTPQELAEVILFLASDAASGVTGALIPVGGRV, from the coding sequence ATGCAAGACAAGGTCCTGGTCGTGACGGGCGCGCGCGGCGCGCTCGGCAAGGGGGTTGCGCAGATCGCACGATCGCGCGGCGCGCGCGTCGCCGGCATCGACTACGCGCCTTCACAGAGCGCCGCGACGCCCGATCACATCGAGATCGGCGGCGTCGACCTGTCGGACGCGGCGCAGGCGAAGACGGCGGTGGATGCGACGGCAAAGCATTTCGGCCGGCTCGATGCGCTGATCAACATCGCCGGCGGTTTTGCGTTCGAAACTGTCGGCGACGGCGACACCAAGACCTGGCAGCGCATGCACGCGTTGAATGTCCAGACCGCGCTCAACGCCTCGCGCGCCGCACTACCGCATCTCGCAGCATCCGGGGCCGGCCGCATCGTCAATATCGGCGCCATGGGCGCGCTTCTGGCGGGCTCCGGCATGGGACCCTATGCGGCGTCGAAAGCCGGCGTACATCGGCTCACTGAAGCGCTCGCCAACGAATGGAAAGGCAAGGTCACGGTCAACGCGGTGCTGCCGTCGATCATCGACACCGCCGCCAACCGCGCCGACATGCCGAAGGCCGACTTCTCCAAATGGGTGACGCCGCAGGAACTCGCCGAAGTCATCCTGTTCCTCGCCAGCGATGCCGCGAGCGGGGTCACCGGAGCCCTGATCCCGGTGGGCGGACGGGTGTAA
- a CDS encoding DUF2735 domain-containing protein, which produces MMNNGLSHGSATIYQFPVGGRAALAGRRYGETRLPADHASLPANVSICSESWYHQDAVDEAKPKWDR; this is translated from the coding sequence ATGATGAACAATGGTCTGAGTCACGGATCGGCAACGATCTATCAATTCCCGGTCGGGGGCCGCGCGGCTCTTGCCGGACGTCGCTATGGCGAGACCCGCCTTCCTGCCGATCACGCTTCGCTGCCCGCGAACGTCTCGATCTGCAGCGAGAGCTGGTATCATCAGGACGCGGTCGACGAGGCCAAGCCAAAATGGGATCGCTGA
- the kynA gene encoding tryptophan 2,3-dioxygenase: protein MTSSDYDPTSEGAETDFARRISYGDYLALDAILGAQHPLSEAHDEMLFIIQHQTTELWMRLAIHELSAARRAIARDEVSPAMKMLARMSRIFEQLNNAWDVLRTMTPSEYTRFRSQLGQSSGFQSRQYRLIEFLLGNRNHAMLKPHAHDVETTKLLEAELATPSLYDEVLRLADRNGLEMPAAVLARDVRETHSFNEGVLQAWRVVYEAPETHWMLYELAEKLVDFEDYFRRWRFNHVTTVERVIGFKRGTGGTGGVSYLKRMLEVELFPELWRVRTIL, encoded by the coding sequence ATGACGTCCAGCGATTACGATCCCACCAGCGAAGGCGCCGAGACCGATTTCGCCCGGCGCATATCCTACGGCGACTACCTCGCGCTGGATGCGATCCTCGGCGCGCAACATCCGCTCTCGGAAGCGCATGACGAGATGCTTTTCATCATCCAGCATCAGACCACGGAGCTGTGGATGCGCCTCGCCATTCACGAGCTCAGCGCCGCGCGCCGCGCCATCGCGAGAGACGAAGTGTCGCCCGCGATGAAGATGCTGGCGCGAATGTCCCGCATCTTCGAGCAGCTCAACAACGCCTGGGACGTGCTGCGCACGATGACGCCGAGCGAATATACGCGCTTCCGCTCCCAGCTCGGGCAGTCCTCGGGCTTCCAGTCCCGCCAGTACCGGCTGATCGAATTCCTGCTCGGCAACCGCAACCACGCCATGCTCAAGCCGCACGCGCACGACGTGGAGACGACGAAGCTGCTCGAGGCCGAACTCGCAACGCCAAGCCTCTATGACGAGGTGCTCAGGCTCGCCGACCGCAACGGGCTCGAGATGCCGGCCGCAGTGCTGGCCCGCGATGTTCGCGAGACGCACAGCTTCAACGAAGGCGTGCTGCAGGCCTGGCGTGTCGTCTACGAGGCACCGGAAACGCACTGGATGCTGTACGAGCTCGCCGAAAAGCTGGTCGACTTCGAGGACTATTTCCGCCGCTGGCGGTTCAACCACGTGACGACGGTCGAGCGCGTCATTGGCTTCAAGCGCGGCACCGGCGGGACCGGTGGCGTCAGCTATCTCAAGCGCATGCTGGAGGTGGAGCTGTTCCCCGAACTCTGGCGCGTGCGAACGATCCTGTAG